TACTAGTGTGGTTCCTCCTATGTACTACAGTGTCTTGTTAGTTCTGGTGATACTGGTTTCTGCCTATTGCAAGGGCCCGTAACTCTACTCATGCTTTTAGAATAAGATGCTGCTTAAGGAGAATGCAGAGCTCAAGAGGAGAATCGCTGCACTCACCCAGGAGGAGGATTTGAATGAGAACTCTTTTGGGGTGAGTGTTTTCACTGATGCATTGAATGCACGGTACTGGCATGTCTAACACCTAACAAATCAGAACCCTTAACATATGTCTGTGCTCTGTGAAATCAGCATTCCATCAGAAATACAATACTGTTTCCTGTTCGTAAGTCTTCTACTTTCTAACTCTCAGGATGGAGATGAGGATGTCATCAGAGACAAAGTATTTTCAGAAGCTGAATCTAAAACATCTGGTAGGTGTATATGGGACACATGTAAAAATCCAACATACATTCAAACACCATCTACACCTGTTTAATATCTGGCATTATTTTCCAATACACTACTAAGGTGTAATTCTGTATTCAATGAAAGCATGATGTACAAGAATATTTGTGATATTAATAATGTAACTATTGTCTTTTTTTAGCAGTAAGATTTCAAGCTGCAACTGACAAAATGCCTTTGCTAAGAAGACATGAACAGAGAAATCAGAGTGTTGAAATCACAGACTTTCCTGGAGTATAACGGCCTGGGGAACACACACTGCTCGAAAGATCTCAACCCTGAACTGAAGTATATGTGTAATAAAATTATCACGAGAGCTTGTAACAGGTACATGGCATATTATGTTAATTTCAAATTGGTAAAGGAATTTTACTATTTtgctttgcattttatttttgttttctggTAAATTTTGTTTCAGTAATTTACGAACACTTCTCTAGTGGACATTTTGGTGAAAGTACATTGATGTTGAGATAATCAACATTGTACTGTTTGCTTCATTTGTGTATTTAAAAGTACAGCTAAtctgatgggtgtttcagctGCATATGACCTTTGACACATACCATTACTGACTATGTTTCTTGCTTATCACTGTACCCACTTCTCCGTGGTAACCTAACAAATGTTCATTTTAAATTGTAGGCAGTAGTGACTCTGTAGTATAAATCTAGTCTTACCAGGAGTAATTGCCAAATTTTCTGgtacatatgtttttttttctttcttggcATAacattagtttaatgtaatttaTCAGACACAAATAAAACTACATGTAAAAATTAAGAAACTGTCATTAAtaaaaaatgttaataaaaaATACCAATTCATATAATTCATATAATTCATTGCGCTCACTAAGAGCCTTGTCAATATTTGCTGTCATCACCTTTTTTTTAGTAACGCTGGAGAGGTCCAGGCAAATAAGGACGCAAAAATTGGAGAAAAATCTTTTATGAAATACTCCACGGATTACAGCCCTTCCCGGGGGCTACACACACCTCGACAGGAATGTTACAAATTCAATCCCCACTCCAGTCAAATTCAAGGTGCAAAGCACAGCAAGCTTGCAGCCACAATACCAATAATCCAGATGATATAAACCACAGCAATCTTATAATCACAACGCTAGTGCATTAATCCCCCTATAGGCACCAAACGGGAACATTCCCAGCCCTCCTGCTCATAACCATAATCCGCGGATAAAAGTCATACATCCACCCACACTCACATTCATCCCAAAAATACAGCGTTAAAAGTGGCTACTTCCCTAAAGAGAAGCACACCGGCTCCCCCGCGTTCTCCAGGGAAGGGGGGGAGTTAAAGTTCCTCAGCCGATGGTGCTTATCGGTCCTCTGCTCGCTGCCAGCCTTTAAAACAAACGCAGTTCCTATCCTGCTCTAAACATTCACCTCCTCCCGTAACTAACTATCGTCGTCCGCGACCGGTCTAACACCAGCGACGGACACACCGCGTTTTCTTCCCCAAAAATGCTGACAGCCGCCCCAACCCAAACTCTCGCCGACAAAATCTTTgcatctccccctccccctcatcTCCAAGTATGCGTCTTCTTTATAACTCCCCCCAATCCCAGACAAAGTTATTCCTTCAACCAAACCCAAACTCAACCACAGTTTTTATGCTGGGGTTAATGTCTAAGGAAGTTtgaaactctgcagttattgagtcaatgGAGCGTTGGTGACTTTTACACGCTATGCGCCTCAGCACTCGGCGATCCCGCTCCATTACTTTACGTGGTCTGTCATTTTGTGTCGGTTTTTGATGTTCCTAAACACTCATGAGTTTGTACACTGctccaataaaaataataaatacctGGTTTTAAAAGTACCTCAGTAAAAAGTACTATACATTcaagtgtcacgcccagctcgtacgatccttgtgtgtgccacgcccccctgattatccaagtgtgcttccctgatcgtacccagctgtgtctagttattttgctccgtcttgtgtatttcagtccgctgCCTCCCCCAGCAGCTTCCCCCTGTGCGGAGAACACACACCGGGCCGCTATGCAGCCTGAGCCGCCGCCTCCGCTGCTCGCCGCAGCTGCCGGacctgaggagctccctccgctgcAGCCGCCAGAGCAGCCGCCAGAGCAGCCGCCAGAGCAGCCGCCTgaggctcccgagcaggcgccccctctgcctgcggctccctctgcctcaaatgACTATGCCCCCTGTAGCTCCTGTCCCTCGCCCCATTCCTGTCCCTTCggccccagtccccgaggaggtcctggACAATCTAAccaccgctcctccctccttggaggtagaggagcttgagtgggaccccttgGGAACCTCCcttgtgactcctctgccctcgccccggcgagctcGACCCCGACCAAGGGTCCATATGTCTGTCCcacaaggggagaggacacagacgtagggctggggtccctcccaccctgccccctggctcgccctccttcgcctgtgctggggctcggttggcgtctgtgggtcctggccctccgggtcggctgtcgcctgcgggtcccctctCCACAGCCTCGTCACCCTGTCTTGCTCTGGTGCCTCGGCAGTCGCCTGCGGGTTCTCCCGCTCCGGCGCGTTGGAGAACGTCGTCGCCTGCTGCggttccccccctctccttgccctcgccagggtcccctccagctccctcgtccccttccctgggtcTCCCTCCACCTCCCTCTTCGGCCTCTCCCtcagtccctcgccctgcctcctctgccgctccaaggtcccctccagctgcggcccctccggccgcTGCCCGACGTCCACTGGGAAAgtgtgcctttggggggggggggttctgtcacgcccagctcggatgatccttgtgtgtgccacgcccccctgattatccacgtgtgcttcccattgatgttagttatcgtccgatgtttcctgctccccgtatattattaaatccccgttttccccgtaccttgcctgcttccttgcctgcctgcctgtccatGCGCCTTACCTGCAATCCATGATCATAACATcaagtctgtggaaaatgaaagatcaaTATAAtcgccagatttaataatgaattttgGTACTTTGAGACCCGTTATAAATGGTGAATGAACCAAACCCTCATCCTCCACTACAGAAAAAGGATGACCCCAAAAGCGGAGCCAGAAAACTTAACATGGGCAGAAAATCAGGCAGGCCAATCCCATAACAAttagtaattatatctttgtggagactctgcattaatttctatggagagaactctaatcccaacatgacaacccctacccagccctaactatagccataagtaaacaaacaaaatagatTTTTGGCatcgaaaaatggtccccacaatgtcgaAAAACtggttattatatatataacacacacacagatataaaatcAGTTTGACCCGTGGCATTACCAAGATGAATGGACCAAAGAAAAATGTATTTGCTTCACAACAGATCATTTCCTCTAATTACTCTAACCATGCACCAACATACAACATATGGACAGAAGTATTGGGtacacctcttaatcactgaattcaggtatttTATTTAGACGCAGTACcaaaggtgtataaaatcaagcacccagcTATGCAGTCAAATTTACAAATACTTGTGTAAGAATGTGTGATACTGTAGTAGGATTCCAGCTTCATGGCTAAAAACATGGtttggtgagtttggtgtggaagacctTGACTGGCCTGaaaagagccctgacctcaaccccatcaaacacctttaagATGAACTAGGTTATGGCCAGCCAAACAACATAAATGTGCACATGTTAACATGATTAAGAATATTTCATATAGTTTATAATTGGCAAGACTCGAGCACGTACCATTTTTACACTTcattagtactaacttagcaatTAGCAAACAATTCCTCAGTCACACTTCCTGTTATGGCTGAGCGTGCACCTGACGTCAGTGGCTGAGCGTGCACATGGCTGACAGTGCATATTCTGCAGCCAGACCTTTTTGACTTATTGCGCTTTCGTCGGCCCATTTCTATGCAGATGAGCGTGGGGAATTTGAATAtgttctcaacatttagagtctacatttaacatttatatttaacatttatacttaacatttatatttgcatttacatttaagttttacatttaatatttagatatgtttacatttaatatttatatttacatttaacattcagATATGAGTTAACATTTaagatttatatttaacatttatatttacattaacttcccccatgtcgtcgtggggtttcctccgggtttccccccacagtccaaagacatgctgaggctaattggaattgctaaattgcccgtaggtgtgcatgctgtgagtgtgccctgtgatgggctgcccccccgtcctgggttgttccttgcctcgtgcccattgcttccgggataggctccggacccccgcgacccagtaggataagcggtttggaaaatggatatatggatggatggatggatggatatagaaTGGAGTGTCACAAAAATTAATGttatgcaaaataataataataataattatcatcGTCATCAGAATGATAAATAGTTGATGGACGGATGATATAGAACTGCGCAAGAATCGTGAGACTGCAGACGATCTCGAAAAAAAAATCGTGATTCTTGTTACACTCGAGTAGTGTACACTGTAGTGCGCTGAATGCAATAATATTTTTTGATGGGCGAGTAACGGTGGTCGAACAGAATATACAGTATTTAGCACAGCAATGTGGTGAAGCGAAAACTTAAGTTCCAACAGCTTAAAATACACACGGTTTAAATTCGGAAAAAGTACTTAAGTGCAGTAACGAAGTATCCGTATTTTACTATACACAAATTACTCTATCACTTAAATTGCAGTACGATTAGTATGACGAAAAACTTGAACTACATTGTACAACGTTGCTAAAGAATATCTGAAAACATTTGAATTTTCATTTCCCTATTTCACTTTCACGTAGGTTTGCCTGGAAAACTACATGTAGTTGATTTCAATCAAATTATAACAATTATAAAAAGTGCGAAGAATTTCTGCTCTCAAAGACAGTCCCTTATCACCACTGCGAGCAGTCATTACGGGTCGGTCGGCATTCGTGTGATTGTACCACGTGGCCAGGGACCCGGAAGTGACCGATATAAGTGACCGATTTAAGTGGCGTCAGAAGTGCGATGTTGGCGAAACAAAGTGTGGAAGTGAAAGCCGGGCTGATTTCTGCGTATGCGAGTCTAAGTGTGTCCAGGAGCCTGTGCGGACTGTTGGGCGGTAACTGGAGACGTTTAGAAATACCAAGCAGGTCTGGATTATATCTAATCACATTGAATTGTTATATACTTATTAATACGTTTCGCAGGGTGTAACTAGCCCCTGAGCTAAAGGAAATGGTTCGTGCCGGAAGGTTTTTGGCTatactttaaatatatttttagaaaCTGCAATAGAGATGTGATTTCGAATGTTTTTCTAGAAATTAGCTAGCACTGTTTTAATCAAAACTTAATGCACAAATCCTGTATGTGACAGCACGGATCACGAGTAAACAACTTTTGACTTTACTTGTttgatagttttttttgtgaataGACATCGCATTAATAGACATTGTTTGTGTTGATTCTCTAATATAGCTTTTGAACAGCAAGCTCGAGTAGTGTTTTGTTATTTCTCAGCGATGCCGTGTTTTGTTCAAGCGTTGATGTGCtgaccatgtgttttttttcccccccttttaCTGTTTTCACTCCTAGCTGCGTACCGACGTGTCGCCTTGTCACTGCCTGTCTGCCGGGGGCTACCTGCCATCAACCCGCCGGCCCATGGGTGCACAGTGGTCCCTAAGTACCAGCACCCTGTTGCCTCTTCCCGACAGCAGGAAGAGAGGGCAGCAGGAGGGCGAGTGGGAGGATGACAATGACTCTCTGGATGATCGGCATAGGCAGGAGGACATTGCCCAGTTCCCCTATGTTGAATTCACTGGCCGGGACAGCATCACCTGCCCTACGTGTCAGGGCACTGGACGGATCCCCTCAAGTAAGTCTGCCCTGGGGAATTAAGTGGCAGTCTGCTCTGTCCTTTGTATATTCTCTGATGTAATATTATCCTTAAGGTATTTTTTAACAGTGACGGGTTAAACCTGAGAACTTCGGTCATTTGTCCTACAGATGGCAATTTTTGAAATTTTCAAAAGTTtcagtacattttaaaataatcagTGTCTTGGGATGCTGGCCGTGAGCAGCCTGCTGGTAAAAACCTAAACAGCAGCGACGGCAAAAGTGGGCAAACAAAACATTACTGGAGATTTTGCAGGTCACAACGGTCGAACTGTCAAAAATGTGTATAACCTAATTTTGATCATTTTCACTGTTTGTTGTAGATAGAACTGCAATTAGGATGATAACTTCTTTCTAAAGTTAATCAAGAGTgcaaattttaaaaatgtttcagtATTAATTTCTCCTGTGTTTGGCTTCTAGACCTTTCTTGCAGTATTATTTGGTTCTTCTCTTAATTTTTAGAAATTCTTTGAGTTTGGCCCTTTTTCTACTAGTAGCACTGGTGGTCTTTGCTGAAAATTTTAGGAGCACCAGAACAAAAT
This genomic stretch from Brienomyrus brachyistius isolate T26 chromosome 6, BBRACH_0.4, whole genome shotgun sequence harbors:
- the LOC125744896 gene encoding PTB domain-containing engulfment adapter protein 1-like; translated protein: MNDIYENDNDISFSVKFVGRIEVVRPVGLQLLSEALDSLKNSDHSTSSEGKGKKSKVSLFLSVNGIDILEHETKFMLYTCPLFLVSYCAVHPTLPDHFGFVAQHPASDTYYCYLFRSKKFSHLLVSLIGDAFQASKRDENIGRNRDLVVEALRHRNKMLLKENAELKRRIAALTQEEDLNENSFGDGDEDVIRDKVFSEAESKTSVRCLPQQLPPVRRTHTGPLCSLSRRLRCSPQLPDLRSSLRCSRQSSRQSSRQSSRLRLPIPEEVLDNLTTAPPSLEVEELEWDPLGTSLVTPLPSPRRARPRPRVHMSVPQGERTQT